The following proteins come from a genomic window of Lolium rigidum isolate FL_2022 chromosome 5, APGP_CSIRO_Lrig_0.1, whole genome shotgun sequence:
- the LOC124658088 gene encoding beta-1,3-galactosyltransferase 6-like, with translation MGTRISSFHFISLQETRRAMKTVSSSQALFPTSSKLCTPYLLLLPLGLLAAVVVIPSLGSSHVRSNGLGVLCPGLDSDGYSVASGAAEKVVSTSVEATTLTAPQPEFRLLVGVLTTPKRYERRGIVRLAYALQPATPGYAQVDVRFVLCGVGIDPVDRTLVALEAARHGDILLLNCTENMNDGKTHEYFSSVPRTFADAPYDYVMKTDDDTYLRVAAMAAELRSKPRDDAYIGYGFEVGDDPMQFMHGMGYIVSWDIASWVSTNEDILRYNDTHGPEDLLFGKWLNIGKRGKNRYDLKPRMYDLNWFRDNFRPDTIAVHMIKDNRRWAEAFRYFNVTSA, from the coding sequence ATGGGCACGCGGATTTCCTCGTTCCATTTCATATCGCTGCAGGAGACGCGGCGCGCGATGAAGACCGTCTCGTCGTCGCAGGCGCTGTTCCCAACCTCCTCCAAGCTCTGCACCCCGTACCTCCTCCTCCTGCCACTCGGCCTCCTCGCCGCGGTGGTCGTCATCCCCAGCCTCGGCTCCTCCCACGTCCGCTCCAACGGCCTCGGCGTGCTCTGCCCCGGCCTCGACTCCGACGGCTACTCCGTCGCGTCGGGAGCAGCCGAGAAGGTCGTCTCCACCTCTGTGGAGGCGACGACGCTGACGGCGCCGCAGCCGGAGTTCCGCCTCCTCGTGGGCGTGCTGaccacgccgaagcggtacgagcgGCGAGGCATCGTGCGCCTGGCGTACGCGCTGCAGCCGGCGACGCCGGGCTACGCGCAGGTGGACGTGCGCTTCGTGCTCTGCGGCGTGGGCATCGACCCGGTCGACAGAACGCTGGTGGCGCTCGAGGCGGCCCGGCACGGCGACATCCTCCTGCTCAACTGCACGGAGAACATGAACGACGGCAAGACGCACGAGTACTTCTCCTCCGTGCCGCGCACCTTCGCCGACGCGCCCTACGACTACGTCATGAAGACCGACGACGACACCTACCTGcgggtggccgccatggccgcggagCTCCGCTCCAAGCCCCGCGACGACGCCTACATCGGCTacggcttcgaggtcggcgacgACCCCATGCAGTTCATGCACGGCATGGGGTACATCGTGTCGTGGGACATCGCGAGCTGGGTGTCCACCAACGAGGACATACTAAGGTACAACGACACCCACGGCCCCGAGGACCTCCTCTTCGGCAAGTGGCTCAACATCGGCAAGCGGGGCAAGAACCGCTACGACCTCAAGCCGAGGATGTACGACCTCAACTGGTTCAGGGACAACTTCCGCCCGGACACCATCGCCGTGCACATGATCAAGGACAACCGCCGCTGGGCTGAAGCATTCAGATACTTCAACGTCACAAGCGCCTGA